The following are encoded together in the Tepidiforma bonchosmolovskayae genome:
- a CDS encoding YihY/virulence factor BrkB family protein translates to MRTRAGRSWRAVPGPVRAPVDVVAAAVRGYLDDNCTTYAAAIAYYAIFSIIPLGLITLSVFGLFADRQAIVDWVFEQVPLRETEDVRANVEEIVRRAQQFSPASLGFGLVFLVWASSGIFGAVRNGLNATAHAKVSRPFWRGKLIDILLVMVVGALVALSVAATAMARVVVARVDGAAPFPMDRALMTEIVGLVLAPVVTFTMFVVLYRVTPAARPAWRDALAGAALATVLFELAKNLVALVIAQSSFSRDTAIYAGFGTALAFLLWMYVNGSILLFGAEFGRALRMRREARRAERLPGPELLAAWSGRGGSELSQH, encoded by the coding sequence ATGAGAACGCGCGCCGGGCGCTCTTGGAGGGCGGTCCCGGGGCCGGTCCGGGCGCCGGTCGATGTCGTCGCGGCGGCGGTACGCGGCTACCTGGACGACAACTGCACGACCTATGCGGCGGCGATCGCGTATTACGCAATCTTCTCCATTATCCCGCTGGGGCTGATCACGCTCTCTGTCTTCGGCCTGTTTGCTGACCGGCAGGCGATCGTGGACTGGGTGTTCGAGCAGGTTCCGCTGCGGGAGACGGAGGACGTGCGGGCGAATGTTGAGGAGATTGTGCGGAGGGCGCAGCAGTTCAGCCCGGCGAGCCTGGGGTTCGGCCTGGTGTTCCTGGTCTGGGCATCGAGCGGGATTTTCGGGGCCGTGCGGAACGGGCTGAACGCGACGGCGCATGCGAAGGTGAGCCGGCCGTTCTGGCGGGGAAAGCTGATCGACATCCTGCTGGTCATGGTGGTGGGTGCGCTGGTTGCGCTTTCGGTGGCGGCGACCGCGATGGCGCGGGTGGTGGTGGCGCGGGTGGACGGGGCTGCGCCGTTCCCCATGGACCGTGCGCTGATGACTGAGATTGTGGGGCTCGTGCTGGCGCCGGTCGTCACCTTCACGATGTTCGTGGTGCTGTACCGGGTGACGCCGGCGGCGCGGCCTGCGTGGCGGGATGCGCTGGCGGGGGCGGCCCTTGCGACGGTGCTGTTCGAGCTTGCCAAGAACCTCGTGGCCCTGGTGATTGCCCAGTCGAGCTTTTCGCGCGACACGGCCATCTATGCGGGCTTCGGGACGGCGCTCGCGTTTTTGCTCTGGATGTACGTCAACGGGTCGATCCTGCTGTTCGGGGCGGAGTTCGGGCGGGCGCTGCGGATGCGGCGCGAGGCGCGGCGGGCTGAGCGGCTGCCGGGGCCGGAGCTGCTGGCTGCGTGGAGCGGGCGCGGGGGATCGGAACTTTCGCAACATTGA
- a CDS encoding helix-turn-helix transcriptional regulator: MQGTRDRILAYIVEHRGARAETLAEVFDISPAAVRRHLDNLRADGLVEARAVKQATGRPYYAFFPTEKAFGTIPPAYADLMARMLRGLEQRPDVVAEVLANVAESLASRHRDEIPDGAAVEEIVARVTEVLRREGILEEWRLEPDGIHLVNTSCPYHAAAQISDLPCEADRKAIELLVGRDVEQLNRIVDGAPCCEYLVRGTPGQRQIIETVDLR, from the coding sequence ATGCAGGGAACGCGCGACCGCATCCTCGCCTACATCGTGGAGCACCGCGGCGCCCGCGCCGAGACGCTGGCCGAGGTGTTCGACATCAGCCCGGCGGCCGTGCGGCGGCACCTCGATAACCTGCGGGCCGATGGGCTGGTGGAAGCGCGGGCCGTGAAGCAGGCGACGGGCCGGCCCTATTACGCCTTCTTCCCGACGGAGAAGGCGTTCGGGACGATTCCGCCGGCGTACGCCGACCTGATGGCGCGAATGCTCCGTGGGCTGGAGCAGCGCCCGGACGTTGTGGCCGAGGTGCTGGCGAATGTGGCCGAGTCGCTCGCATCGCGCCACCGGGACGAGATTCCGGACGGGGCGGCGGTCGAGGAGATTGTTGCGCGGGTGACCGAGGTGCTGCGGCGCGAGGGGATTCTCGAGGAGTGGCGCCTGGAGCCGGACGGCATCCACCTGGTGAACACCTCGTGCCCGTACCACGCTGCTGCGCAAATTTCGGACCTGCCCTGCGAAGCTGACCGGAAGGCGATCGAGCTGCTGGTCGGCCGCGACGTTGAGCAGCTGAACCGGATTGTGGATGGCGCGCCCTGCTGTGAGTACCTGGTCCGGGGGACGCCGGGCCAGCGGCAGATCATCGAAACCGTCGACCTGCGATAG
- the sufC gene encoding Fe-S cluster assembly ATPase SufC, with product MTPLLEIRNLRASIGDKEILKGLNLVINAGEIHAIMGPNGSGKSTLANVLMGNPAYTVTGGDILFKGESVLEMSPDERARKGLFLAFQYPVPIPGVTLVNFLRQAVNAVRGEEVPIREFREKLFSKMELLKVDQDFARRYVNDGFSGGEKKRAEMLQMAVLEPAMAILDETDSGLDIDALRTVAEAVNKLMNPNMGLLLITHYQRLLNYIRPQFVHVLVDGRIARSGGPELAEYLEARGYDEFLAELAKA from the coding sequence ATGACCCCACTCCTGGAGATCCGCAACCTGCGGGCCTCGATCGGCGACAAGGAGATCCTGAAAGGGCTGAACCTCGTCATCAATGCCGGCGAGATCCACGCAATCATGGGCCCCAACGGCTCGGGCAAGAGCACGCTGGCGAACGTCCTGATGGGCAACCCGGCGTACACGGTGACGGGCGGCGACATCCTGTTCAAGGGCGAATCGGTCCTGGAGATGTCGCCCGATGAGCGGGCGCGGAAGGGGCTGTTCCTGGCCTTCCAGTACCCGGTGCCGATCCCGGGGGTAACGCTGGTGAACTTCCTGCGGCAGGCGGTGAACGCGGTGCGCGGGGAGGAGGTCCCGATCCGGGAGTTCCGGGAGAAGCTGTTCAGCAAGATGGAGCTGCTGAAGGTGGACCAGGACTTTGCCCGGCGGTACGTGAACGACGGCTTCAGCGGCGGCGAGAAGAAGCGGGCAGAGATGCTGCAGATGGCCGTGCTGGAGCCGGCGATGGCGATCCTGGACGAGACGGACTCGGGCCTGGACATCGACGCGCTGCGGACGGTGGCCGAGGCTGTCAACAAGCTGATGAACCCGAACATGGGGCTGCTGCTGATTACGCACTATCAGCGGCTGCTGAACTACATCCGGCCGCAGTTCGTGCACGTGCTCGTCGACGGGCGCATTGCGCGGTCGGGCGGCCCGGAGCTGGCGGAGTACCTGGAAGCCCGCGGCTACGACGAGTTCCTCGCGGAGCTTGCGAAGGCCTAA
- the sufB gene encoding Fe-S cluster assembly protein SufB, translated as MTTAPEAIVGEYKWGFYDPEEALFKANKGLSREIVNIISDMKGEPQWMREFRLRALEIFWQKQDPPWGSPQLKEINFDDIHYYVKATDRDERSWDDVPEYIRRTFDRLGIPEAERKYLAGVGAQYDSEVVYHNIREDLEKQGVIFLGTDQALKEHEDIFKEYFGTVVPPADNRYAALNSAVWSGGSFIYVPKGVKVEIPLQAYFRINTQNMGQFERTLIIADEGSQVHYVEGCTAPIYRSDSLHSAVVEIIVKRGARVRYTTIQNWSNNVYNLVTKRAVAYQDAVMEWVDGNLGSKLTMKYPSVYLMEPGAHGEILSLAFAGKGQHQDAGGKIVHAASNTTSTIISKSLSKDGGRTSYRGLLKVYEGCENVKSTVRCDALLLDEESRSDTYPTMEIDAPDVHIQHEAYVSKLGEDQLFYLMSRGLSEEAAAKMIVNGFVEPIVKELPMEYAVELNRLIELQMEGAVG; from the coding sequence ATGACGACGGCACCTGAAGCGATCGTTGGCGAATACAAGTGGGGGTTCTACGACCCGGAGGAGGCGCTGTTCAAGGCGAACAAGGGCCTGAGCCGGGAGATCGTGAACATCATCTCGGACATGAAGGGCGAGCCGCAGTGGATGCGCGAGTTCCGGCTGCGGGCGCTCGAGATCTTCTGGCAGAAGCAGGACCCGCCCTGGGGCAGCCCGCAGCTGAAGGAGATCAACTTCGACGACATCCACTACTACGTGAAGGCGACCGACCGGGACGAGCGCTCGTGGGATGACGTGCCGGAGTACATCCGGCGGACGTTCGACCGGCTCGGCATTCCGGAGGCGGAGCGGAAGTACCTCGCGGGCGTCGGGGCGCAGTACGACTCCGAGGTGGTGTACCACAACATCCGCGAGGATCTGGAGAAGCAGGGCGTCATCTTCCTCGGCACCGACCAGGCGCTGAAGGAGCACGAGGACATCTTCAAGGAGTACTTCGGGACGGTGGTGCCGCCGGCTGATAACCGGTACGCGGCGCTGAACAGCGCGGTGTGGAGCGGCGGCTCGTTCATCTACGTGCCGAAGGGCGTGAAGGTGGAGATTCCGCTCCAGGCGTACTTCCGCATCAACACCCAGAACATGGGGCAGTTCGAGCGGACGCTGATCATCGCGGACGAGGGGAGCCAGGTGCACTACGTCGAGGGGTGCACGGCGCCGATCTACCGGAGCGACTCGCTGCACAGCGCGGTGGTGGAGATCATCGTGAAGCGGGGCGCGCGGGTGCGGTACACGACCATCCAGAACTGGTCGAACAACGTGTACAACCTGGTGACGAAGCGCGCGGTGGCGTACCAGGACGCGGTAATGGAGTGGGTGGACGGCAACCTCGGCTCGAAGCTCACGATGAAGTACCCGAGCGTGTACCTGATGGAGCCGGGCGCGCACGGCGAGATCCTCTCGCTGGCGTTTGCCGGGAAGGGGCAGCACCAGGACGCGGGCGGGAAGATTGTGCACGCGGCCTCGAACACGACGTCGACCATCATTTCGAAGTCGCTCAGCAAGGACGGCGGCCGGACGAGCTACCGGGGCCTGCTGAAGGTGTACGAAGGGTGCGAGAACGTGAAGTCGACGGTGCGGTGCGACGCGCTGCTGCTCGATGAGGAGTCGCGCTCGGACACGTACCCGACGATGGAGATCGACGCGCCGGACGTGCACATCCAGCATGAGGCGTACGTTTCGAAGCTTGGCGAGGACCAGCTGTTCTACCTGATGAGCCGCGGGCTTTCGGAAGAGGCGGCGGCCAAGATGATCGTGAACGGCTTCGTGGAGCCGATTGTGAAGGAGCTCCCGATGGAGTACGCCGTGGAGCTGAACCGGCTGATCGAGCTGCAGATGGAGGGCGCGGTCGGCTGA
- a CDS encoding SufB/SufD family protein: protein MTSTTEERVRITAAARALGEQLGDPAWLARLRAEAAALADELEWPDSYQSRPWKYYDARSIDLARYPVEQDESIAVEADDAVTVTTHGFAEGATAERLAQRLGSAVAAGTDRFTALHYAFLREAVIVDVPANAEPAAPVRIRRSVSGAQLTTPHTVIVTGPNSRVTVVEEYTSDEAEILAVPVAEIFPGPGSEVRYYVVHRWGPATRSFGYQRMLGAERDAAFQNLQLVLSGRVVKGQLESSLIGRGTASELLGLAYGRGEEYVDFYTLQDHIGPDTRSDLLYKAALRDSARSVYYGLTRVGLEAKNADANQENRNLLLSKTARADSDPVLEILTSNVIRASHGATAGPVDEEQLFYLQTRGIPLPVAEGMLVWAFLEDVVARVPDAGLREELLGLLEAKVRGS, encoded by the coding sequence ATGACATCAACAACCGAGGAACGGGTCCGAATTACGGCGGCCGCGCGGGCGCTGGGCGAACAGCTCGGCGACCCCGCCTGGCTGGCCCGCCTGCGCGCCGAGGCTGCAGCGCTGGCTGATGAACTCGAGTGGCCCGACAGCTACCAGTCGCGGCCGTGGAAGTACTACGACGCGCGGTCGATCGACCTGGCGCGCTACCCGGTCGAACAGGATGAATCGATTGCAGTCGAGGCCGACGACGCCGTCACGGTGACGACGCACGGGTTCGCGGAGGGCGCGACCGCGGAGCGGCTGGCCCAGCGGCTCGGGTCGGCGGTAGCGGCGGGGACGGACCGGTTCACCGCGCTGCACTACGCGTTTTTGCGGGAAGCGGTCATCGTCGATGTGCCGGCGAATGCCGAGCCGGCGGCGCCCGTGCGTATCCGGCGGTCGGTGAGCGGCGCGCAGCTGACGACGCCGCACACGGTCATCGTGACGGGTCCGAACAGCCGGGTGACGGTGGTCGAGGAGTACACCTCGGACGAGGCGGAGATCCTCGCGGTGCCGGTCGCCGAAATCTTTCCCGGGCCGGGCTCCGAGGTTCGCTACTACGTTGTGCATCGCTGGGGGCCGGCGACGCGGTCGTTTGGGTACCAGCGGATGCTGGGGGCGGAGCGGGATGCCGCCTTCCAGAACCTCCAGCTCGTGCTGAGCGGGAGGGTCGTGAAAGGGCAGCTGGAGTCGTCGCTCATTGGCCGGGGCACAGCGAGCGAACTGCTCGGCCTGGCGTACGGCCGCGGCGAGGAGTACGTCGATTTCTACACGCTGCAGGACCACATCGGGCCGGATACGCGAAGCGACCTGCTCTACAAGGCGGCGCTGCGCGATTCGGCGCGGTCGGTGTACTACGGCCTGACGCGCGTGGGGCTGGAAGCGAAGAACGCTGACGCGAACCAGGAGAACCGGAATCTGCTCCTGAGCAAGACGGCGCGGGCGGACAGCGACCCGGTGCTGGAGATCCTGACGAGCAACGTCATCCGTGCGTCGCACGGTGCGACGGCGGGGCCGGTGGACGAGGAGCAGCTCTTTTACCTGCAGACGCGCGGCATTCCGCTCCCTGTCGCCGAGGGGATGCTCGTGTGGGCGTTCCTCGAAGACGTAGTGGCCCGGGTGCCTGATGCGGGCCTGCGGGAGGAGCTCCTTGGGCTGCTCGAGGCGAAGGTGAGGGGCAGCTGA
- a CDS encoding non-heme iron oxygenase ferredoxin subunit, whose product MAADAVAPGTAKVFEAGGRRIAICNTGDGYYAIDDVCTHDGGPLDQGQLSGKEIECPRHGARFDVTTGRALCLPAVRPVRTYPVRVQDGVIEVDLPA is encoded by the coding sequence ATGGCAGCAGATGCGGTGGCGCCGGGCACGGCGAAGGTGTTCGAGGCCGGCGGACGGCGGATCGCAATCTGCAACACCGGCGACGGGTATTACGCAATTGACGACGTTTGTACCCATGACGGCGGACCGCTCGACCAGGGGCAGCTGAGCGGGAAGGAGATAGAGTGCCCAAGGCACGGTGCGCGCTTCGACGTGACGACCGGCCGGGCGCTCTGCCTCCCTGCTGTGCGCCCGGTGCGCACCTACCCGGTGCGCGTCCAGGACGGCGTTATCGAGGTCGATCTGCCAGCCTGA
- a CDS encoding cysteine desulfurase, whose amino-acid sequence MLDVRRIRQDFPILRQQVNGRPLVYLDNAATTQKPRQVIEALVRYYETSNANIHRGIHTLATRATEQYEDARRKVARFIGARGPEEVVFTRNATEAINLVARAWGDEHIGEGDEIVLTLMEHHSNIVPWQLLARRKGATLRYAGITDDGKLDLDELRRLIGPQTKLVAVTHMSNVLGTINPVADIAEMAHRAGALLLVDGAQSVPHLPVDVQALGADFLAFSAHKMLGPTGVGVLWARAELLEAMPPFLGGGDMIAVVRPESSTWAELPHKFEAGTPNIADVIAFGAAVDYLEGIGMANARRHEEELTEFALERLRRVAGVRIFGPSSASERGGVVSFAMEAAHPHDVATIADGYGVAIRAGHHCAQLLMRALGVPATSRASFSIYNDVDDIEALVEALEGVNRVFGEGRERTAVR is encoded by the coding sequence GTGCTTGACGTACGGCGCATTCGGCAGGACTTCCCTATCCTGCGGCAGCAGGTCAACGGGCGGCCGCTTGTCTACCTCGATAACGCGGCGACGACGCAGAAGCCGCGGCAGGTGATCGAGGCGCTCGTGCGTTACTACGAGACGTCGAACGCCAACATCCACCGGGGTATCCACACGCTCGCGACCCGGGCTACCGAGCAGTACGAGGATGCCCGCCGGAAGGTGGCGCGGTTCATCGGGGCGCGCGGCCCGGAGGAAGTGGTGTTCACCCGGAACGCGACCGAGGCGATCAACCTGGTGGCGCGGGCGTGGGGCGACGAGCACATCGGCGAGGGCGACGAGATCGTCCTCACGCTGATGGAGCACCACTCAAACATCGTGCCGTGGCAGCTGCTGGCGCGACGGAAGGGCGCGACGCTGCGGTACGCGGGCATCACGGACGACGGGAAGCTCGACCTTGACGAGCTTCGGCGGCTCATCGGGCCGCAGACAAAGCTCGTGGCCGTGACCCACATGTCGAACGTGCTGGGCACCATCAACCCGGTCGCCGACATCGCGGAGATGGCGCACCGGGCCGGCGCGCTGCTGCTGGTCGACGGCGCGCAGAGCGTGCCCCACCTGCCTGTCGACGTCCAGGCGCTGGGGGCGGACTTCCTCGCGTTCTCGGCGCACAAGATGCTGGGGCCAACCGGCGTCGGCGTCCTGTGGGCGCGGGCGGAGCTGCTGGAAGCGATGCCGCCGTTCCTTGGCGGGGGCGACATGATTGCGGTGGTGCGCCCGGAAAGTTCGACGTGGGCGGAGCTGCCGCATAAGTTCGAAGCCGGGACACCGAACATCGCGGACGTCATCGCCTTCGGGGCGGCGGTCGACTACCTGGAAGGCATCGGGATGGCGAACGCCCGGCGGCACGAGGAGGAGCTGACGGAGTTCGCCCTCGAGCGGCTGCGCCGGGTGGCCGGGGTTCGGATTTTCGGGCCGTCCTCGGCGAGCGAGCGGGGCGGCGTGGTGAGCTTTGCGATGGAGGCCGCCCACCCGCACGACGTCGCGACCATCGCCGACGGGTACGGGGTGGCGATCCGGGCCGGGCACCACTGCGCGCAGCTGCTGATGCGCGCACTCGGGGTGCCGGCCACGAGCCGGGCAAGCTTCAGCATCTACAACGACGTGGACGACATCGAGGCACTGGTCGAGGCGCTCGAGGGCGTGAACCGCGTGTTCGGAGAAGGACGTGAGCGAACCGCCGTTCGATGA
- the sufU gene encoding Fe-S cluster assembly sulfur transfer protein SufU: protein MSEPPFDDLYRELILDHYRRPRNHGPLAAPTVQAEGVNPVCGDEIHLDLAIDNGVIADLGFWGQGCSISQSSASMLTERLKGRPLAEAEEVAGKVRSMLVEGASPDPSLGDLEALEGVAKLPVRVKCALLAWNVLLEALRQAKAAAQEEHHG, encoded by the coding sequence GTGAGCGAACCGCCGTTCGATGACCTTTACCGGGAGCTGATCCTGGACCACTACCGGAGGCCGCGGAACCACGGCCCGCTGGCCGCCCCGACGGTACAGGCAGAAGGGGTGAACCCGGTGTGCGGCGACGAGATTCACCTTGACCTGGCCATCGATAATGGAGTCATCGCGGACCTTGGCTTCTGGGGGCAGGGGTGTTCGATTTCGCAGTCGAGCGCCTCGATGCTGACGGAACGGCTCAAGGGGCGCCCGCTGGCCGAGGCCGAGGAGGTTGCGGGAAAGGTACGATCGATGCTGGTGGAGGGCGCGTCGCCGGACCCATCGCTCGGCGACCTCGAGGCGCTCGAGGGCGTCGCGAAGCTGCCGGTGCGGGTGAAGTGCGCGCTCCTCGCGTGGAACGTTTTGCTTGAAGCGCTGCGGCAGGCGAAGGCCGCCGCACAGGAGGAACACCATGGCTGA
- a CDS encoding metal-sulfur cluster assembly factor, whose translation MADTETPQAPTYEQLREKLREVKDPEINMSIVDLGLVYDIQYDNGDVLVTMTLTSPGCPLGPIIRGEAYAKLRELPGVKDVDVQIVWNPPWDPRTMASEDVKMALGIW comes from the coding sequence ATGGCTGATACCGAAACTCCGCAGGCCCCGACGTATGAACAGCTCCGCGAGAAGCTCCGGGAAGTGAAAGACCCGGAGATCAACATGAGCATCGTGGACCTTGGGCTGGTGTACGACATCCAGTACGACAACGGCGACGTGCTGGTGACGATGACGCTGACGAGCCCGGGGTGCCCGCTCGGCCCAATTATCCGGGGCGAAGCGTATGCGAAGCTGCGGGAGCTGCCGGGCGTGAAGGACGTCGACGTGCAGATTGTCTGGAACCCGCCGTGGGACCCGCGGACGATGGCGAGCGAAGACGTGAAGATGGCGCTCGGGATCTGGTGA
- a CDS encoding enoyl-CoA hydratase/isomerase family protein: MPDVEYTREGAIAILRLNRPEKMNAITYEMLGAIEDAVRQAGSDDRVRALVLTGTGRAFSAGTDLQQLAGQPPSAGRAETYGRAYSENRPAPWTFASIPKPTIAAVNGVAVGVGVEFTSQCDFRIAAESARFGWVFAHRGLVPDTAAGTWLLSRIVGLQNAAYLLYSGEIISATRARDIGYVHEVVPDAELMERSLAFAHEVSRGSPLATAETKRLLYQSLTRDPMDHLADSTATITRLFASEDFKEGVRAFLEHRDPQWKGR, from the coding sequence GTGCCCGACGTCGAATACACCCGCGAAGGCGCAATCGCCATCCTGCGCCTCAACCGCCCCGAGAAGATGAACGCCATCACCTACGAGATGCTGGGGGCCATCGAAGACGCCGTCCGCCAGGCCGGCTCCGACGACCGCGTCCGCGCCCTCGTGCTCACCGGCACCGGCCGCGCCTTCAGCGCCGGCACCGACCTCCAGCAGCTCGCCGGCCAGCCGCCGAGCGCCGGCCGCGCCGAAACCTACGGCCGTGCCTACAGCGAAAACCGCCCCGCCCCGTGGACCTTCGCCTCAATCCCGAAACCCACCATCGCCGCCGTCAATGGCGTCGCAGTCGGCGTCGGTGTCGAATTCACCTCGCAGTGCGATTTCCGCATCGCCGCCGAATCCGCCCGCTTCGGCTGGGTCTTCGCCCACCGCGGCCTCGTGCCCGATACCGCCGCCGGCACCTGGCTCCTCTCCCGCATCGTCGGCCTGCAGAACGCCGCCTACCTGCTCTACTCAGGCGAAATCATCTCCGCGACCCGGGCCCGCGATATCGGCTACGTCCACGAGGTCGTTCCTGACGCCGAGCTGATGGAGCGGTCGCTCGCCTTCGCCCACGAGGTATCCCGCGGCTCGCCGCTCGCTACCGCCGAAACCAAGCGGCTCCTCTACCAGTCCCTCACCCGCGACCCGATGGACCACCTGGCCGACAGCACGGCCACCATCACCCGCCTCTTCGCGAGCGAAGACTTCAAAGAAGGCGTCCGCGCCTTCCTCGAACACCGCGACCCGCAGTGGAAGGGGCGCTGA